Proteins encoded in a region of the Paraburkholderia azotifigens genome:
- a CDS encoding stability/partitioning determinant — protein MSERVNPLANLDDFSVKPAARKPKPQLEAIEQLAQETGFPSRQPVRAKPAAPARKQRRYTTGRNVQIPIKGTAETRAELEALADELQVPFGEVLARALMALRREMDSK, from the coding sequence ATGAGCGAGCGCGTGAATCCACTGGCGAACCTGGACGACTTCTCGGTCAAGCCGGCCGCTCGGAAGCCTAAACCGCAGCTCGAAGCGATCGAGCAACTGGCGCAGGAGACAGGATTTCCGAGCCGTCAGCCAGTTCGCGCCAAGCCTGCGGCGCCAGCGCGGAAACAACGGCGCTACACGACGGGGCGCAATGTCCAGATTCCGATCAAAGGGACGGCTGAAACGCGTGCCGAGCTTGAGGCGCTGGCCGATGAACTGCAAGTGCCCTTTGGTGAGGTGCTTGCGCGGGCGCTCATGGCCCTTCGTCGAGAGATGGACTCGAAATAG